The following coding sequences are from one Haploplasma axanthum window:
- a CDS encoding PadR family transcriptional regulator — MDTVLENLILELNRGTQVLTVLNILRDEQYGYALLQKLNDNDISIEAGTLYPLLRRLEKQNLLVSSWDKLEPRPRKYYKISNYGEEVLKKLKTEWSKIVKSMMNVLEV, encoded by the coding sequence ATGGATACAGTTTTGGAAAATTTAATATTAGAGTTAAATCGTGGAACTCAGGTTTTAACGGTTTTAAATATTTTGAGAGATGAACAATATGGATATGCATTGTTACAAAAACTTAATGATAATGATATAAGTATTGAAGCTGGAACTCTATATCCATTGTTAAGAAGGCTTGAGAAACAAAATCTATTAGTTAGTAGTTGGGATAAACTTGAACCAAGACCAAGAAAATATTACAAAATAAGTAATTATGGAGAAGAAGTTCTTAAGAAATTAAAAACTGAATGGTCAAAAATAGTTAAGAGTATGATGAACGTATTGGAGGTCTAA
- a CDS encoding FGGY-family carbohydrate kinase, which yields MKDYIIAIDQGTTSSKILLINKKNEIVDKDYIEIGKQELPGGEILQNPIEILLSVQELLNRLFERNNLDPKRIDSIAITNQRESTIIWNKKTGKPVYDVISWQAYNTNYLTKEWVKKGYERKVFDKTGLLINPYFSASKIKHILNNTNENIEDLLFGTIDTFLLWNLSVEKNHKTDISNASRTMLFNIHDNKWDKELLEDFEIPEAILPTVSNNNDLFGHYEYQGVKIPIQAMIGDQQSALFGHLCVDNGDVKVTYGTGCFILTNIGDRPCQSKSGLLTTVAWKLDEKVIYALEGSVFMGGSAVRWMRDKLNLVNNVDDSELMAYGSKNDNVYVVPAFVGLGAPYWDNDIKASILGLEANTTKADIMKATLNSIAYQVTDILEIIKKETNTSIKSIAVDGGASNNNYLMQFQSDLINVKLLQNTESEITGLGSAFISGLKTGFFESINEIRKNQKIKKIFIPTSNQKRVVDLYERWKLAVKATQLFK from the coding sequence ATGAAAGATTATATAATAGCCATTGATCAAGGAACAACGTCATCAAAAATACTATTGATTAATAAAAAAAATGAAATTGTTGATAAAGATTATATTGAAATAGGTAAACAAGAATTACCTGGTGGAGAAATACTTCAAAACCCAATTGAAATCTTGTTATCTGTTCAAGAATTATTAAACAGGTTATTTGAAAGAAATAACCTTGATCCTAAAAGAATTGATTCGATTGCAATTACAAACCAAAGAGAATCGACAATAATCTGGAATAAGAAAACTGGAAAACCAGTTTACGATGTAATCTCGTGGCAAGCATATAATACAAATTATTTAACTAAAGAATGGGTTAAAAAGGGATATGAAAGAAAAGTTTTTGATAAAACAGGGTTGTTAATTAATCCATATTTTAGTGCATCTAAAATTAAACATATTTTAAATAATACTAATGAAAATATTGAAGACTTATTATTTGGAACAATTGATACTTTCTTATTGTGGAACTTATCTGTTGAAAAAAACCATAAAACAGATATTTCAAATGCATCAAGAACCATGTTATTTAATATCCATGATAATAAATGGGATAAAGAATTATTAGAAGACTTTGAAATTCCAGAAGCAATTCTACCTACTGTTTCAAATAATAATGATTTATTTGGTCATTATGAATATCAAGGTGTTAAAATTCCTATTCAAGCAATGATAGGCGATCAACAATCAGCACTATTTGGGCATTTATGTGTTGATAATGGAGATGTAAAAGTTACATATGGAACTGGTTGTTTCATACTAACGAATATAGGGGATAGACCGTGTCAATCAAAAAGTGGGTTATTAACGACTGTTGCATGGAAACTTGATGAAAAGGTTATTTATGCTCTTGAAGGTTCGGTCTTCATGGGAGGATCGGCAGTTAGATGGATGAGAGACAAATTAAACTTAGTTAACAATGTTGATGATTCAGAATTAATGGCATATGGATCAAAAAATGATAATGTTTATGTTGTTCCTGCATTTGTTGGACTTGGAGCTCCATATTGGGATAATGATATAAAAGCTTCAATATTAGGATTAGAGGCGAATACTACAAAAGCTGATATCATGAAAGCAACATTAAATAGTATTGCATATCAAGTAACTGATATTTTAGAAATAATTAAGAAAGAAACAAACACAAGTATAAAATCAATTGCAGTTGATGGTGGAGCATCAAATAATAATTATTTAATGCAATTTCAATCAGATTTAATAAATGTTAAATTATTACAAAACACAGAATCTGAAATTACGGGTTTAGGATCAGCATTTATTAGTGGACTTAAAACAGGCTTTTTTGAAAGCATTAATGAGATTAGAAAGAATCAAAAAATAAAAAAGATTTTTATTCCAACAAGCAATCAAAAAAGAGTTGTAGATTTATATGAACGATGGAAACTAGCAGTCAAGGCAACACAACTCTTCAAATAA
- the gpmI gene encoding 2,3-bisphosphoglycerate-independent phosphoglycerate mutase yields the protein MNKRFVGLIILDGYGLAPDSPSNSVSLAKKPFMEHLLKTYPHNTLQASGEYVGLPDGQMGNSEVGHLNLGAGRVVYQSLSRINVAIKDGSFFENKAFLDAIEHVKKHNSKLHILGLVSDGGVHSHLNHINALIRLAKSHDLGNKTYLHAFMDGRDTSQKGGHNYLKTLINSGANVATVSGRYYAMDRDNNWDRVQKAYDAMVLGEGEVIADPLEGINAAYEQGLSDEFIVPFVVNKKGLINDNDAVIFANFRPDRAIRIATAISNPEGTKNFRTDGKAEFKITKELKNILFVSMMHYNEAVKGSLAFPLQQLTNIYGEVIADNNLNQLRIAETEKYAHVTFFFDGGKERELKGASRILIESPKVATYDLKPEMGAYEIRDKAVAAIKSKNFDTMILNFANPDMVGHTGSVEATTRAVEVVDECAKDVVDAILSIGGVAIVLADHGNAEEMRTSTGEPQTAHTTNLVPVIVTDTDYVVGNGALCDVAPTMLDLLGVKQPKEMTGKSLVTKK from the coding sequence ATGAACAAACGATTTGTCGGCTTAATTATTTTAGACGGTTATGGTCTTGCTCCAGATAGCCCATCAAATTCAGTAAGTTTAGCTAAAAAACCATTCATGGAACATTTACTAAAAACATATCCACACAACACGCTACAAGCTAGTGGTGAATATGTTGGTCTTCCTGATGGTCAAATGGGTAACAGTGAAGTTGGTCACTTAAATTTAGGTGCTGGTAGAGTGGTTTATCAATCACTTTCAAGAATTAATGTAGCAATTAAAGATGGTAGTTTTTTTGAAAATAAGGCTTTTTTAGATGCTATTGAACACGTTAAAAAACATAATTCTAAACTACATATTCTAGGACTTGTTAGTGATGGTGGAGTTCATTCACACTTAAATCATATTAATGCACTTATTAGATTAGCTAAAAGTCATGATTTAGGAAATAAAACTTACTTACATGCATTCATGGATGGTAGAGACACATCACAAAAAGGTGGTCATAACTATCTAAAAACTTTAATTAATTCTGGTGCTAACGTTGCAACAGTTTCAGGTCGTTATTATGCTATGGACCGTGATAATAACTGGGATCGTGTTCAAAAAGCATATGATGCAATGGTTTTAGGTGAAGGTGAAGTTATTGCTGATCCATTAGAAGGTATTAATGCAGCATATGAACAAGGTTTATCAGATGAATTTATTGTTCCATTTGTTGTAAATAAAAAAGGCTTAATTAATGATAACGATGCTGTTATTTTTGCAAACTTCAGACCTGATAGAGCAATTAGAATTGCAACTGCTATTTCTAACCCTGAAGGTACTAAAAACTTCCGTACTGATGGAAAAGCTGAATTTAAAATTACTAAAGAATTAAAAAATATTTTATTTGTTTCAATGATGCATTATAATGAAGCAGTTAAAGGTAGTTTAGCATTCCCACTTCAACAGTTAACTAACATTTATGGTGAAGTTATTGCTGATAACAATTTAAATCAATTACGTATTGCTGAAACTGAAAAATATGCACACGTTACTTTCTTCTTTGACGGAGGTAAAGAACGTGAATTAAAAGGTGCTTCTAGAATTTTAATTGAATCACCTAAAGTTGCTACATATGATTTAAAACCTGAAATGGGTGCTTATGAAATCCGTGATAAAGCTGTTGCAGCAATTAAATCAAAGAATTTCGATACAATGATTTTAAATTTTGCAAATCCTGATATGGTTGGTCATACTGGATCTGTTGAAGCAACAACAAGAGCTGTTGAAGTCGTTGATGAATGTGCTAAAGATGTTGTTGATGCTATTCTTTCAATCGGTGGTGTTGCTATTGTTCTTGCAGATCATGGTAATGCTGAGGAAATGAGAACTTCTACTGGTGAGCCACAAACTGCTCATACAACAAATTTAGTTCCAGTAATTGTAACTGATACTGATTATGTTGTTGGAAATGGTGCTTTATGTGACGTTGCTCCAACTATGTTAGATTTACTAGGTGTTAAACAACCTAAAGAAATGACTGGTAAGAGTTTAGTTACTAAAAAATAA
- the pyrR gene encoding bifunctional pyr operon transcriptional regulator/uracil phosphoribosyltransferase PyrR — translation MKEILNEDQISRTLRRLTHEIIERNNDLSNLIIVGVEKKGLPIARILQENLKKFADIDVPLFSLDITNYRDDLKNESGKTNNFNVDKKDVILVDDVLYTGRTARAAMDALIDLGRFNKLQLAVLVDRGHRELPIRADYVGKNLPTSRHEKLLLSFDEFKLYIIEEE, via the coding sequence ATGAAAGAAATATTAAATGAAGATCAAATTAGCCGTACACTTCGTCGGTTAACACATGAAATTATTGAAAGAAACAACGATTTATCAAATTTAATAATTGTTGGTGTTGAAAAAAAAGGACTTCCAATTGCGAGAATACTTCAAGAAAATTTGAAAAAATTTGCAGATATTGATGTTCCACTTTTTTCATTGGACATTACTAATTATCGTGATGATTTAAAAAATGAAAGCGGAAAAACTAATAATTTTAATGTTGATAAAAAAGACGTTATCTTGGTGGATGATGTCTTATATACAGGAAGAACAGCTAGAGCAGCTATGGATGCTTTAATTGATTTAGGTAGATTTAACAAACTTCAATTAGCAGTTTTAGTAGACCGTGGACATCGTGAGTTACCAATTAGAGCTGACTATGTAGGTAAAAACCTACCAACAAGTAGACATGAAAAACTTTTACTTAGTTTTGATGAGTTTAAACTATATATAATAGAAGAGGAATAA
- a CDS encoding PH domain-containing protein — MNNNKYHIAKKSYISVIVTGILSIAISIFGLIVIVFGDENEKLVITSGLPLTLIIIGGVVLLILFLIISWILVNKHVFYDNNDNFIIEKGWLFKRKIAIPYDKIHSIGLKRNIIDLMLGTTKVEFDTGTTVATGSEGRLPLDKDYALVLKEFLEKKKDNPNLVLPSPIDKFETINSEKEVFYRATNKNLLKMGILRQPYLITVMIMIFYFLIIMYPIIISDKSNDSTTVFGLLIAMIVAIIVLTIFFAVYSLIVYYRYELNIDGDSLEYQYGLISKTNYKINKKRINAVHLKQSFLYRLFKKYSLEVSVLGIGDARDNNDNKSSTESKYLMPYANLEEVTSILKYLGYEEVLDNEFIKPKKYRLLNYVVIPGIFISLLHFLPLIFLLDKIAIVYLPTVITGIISYFFCITLLFLRLKNKGYNIKNKFISRTGALSIKTTIINKSKIQSLNFYQSPIYLIERLGIINVKYKELFGTIRLQGYEIEEFEKLKKDIFDFK, encoded by the coding sequence ATGAATAACAATAAATACCATATAGCTAAAAAAAGTTATATAAGTGTTATTGTAACAGGAATTCTATCAATCGCGATTTCTATATTTGGTCTAATAGTTATTGTTTTTGGAGATGAAAATGAAAAATTAGTTATTACAAGTGGACTTCCACTAACATTAATAATTATTGGTGGAGTAGTATTATTAATTCTTTTCCTAATTATATCTTGGATATTAGTTAATAAACATGTTTTTTATGATAATAATGATAATTTTATTATTGAAAAAGGTTGGTTATTTAAAAGAAAAATAGCTATTCCTTATGATAAAATTCACTCAATTGGATTAAAAAGAAATATTATTGATTTAATGCTTGGCACTACAAAAGTTGAATTTGATACTGGAACTACTGTTGCTACTGGAAGTGAAGGGAGACTACCGCTAGATAAAGATTATGCGCTTGTTTTAAAAGAATTTTTAGAAAAAAAGAAGGATAATCCTAATTTAGTATTGCCATCCCCAATTGATAAATTTGAAACTATAAATAGTGAAAAAGAAGTCTTTTATAGAGCAACTAATAAAAATCTATTAAAAATGGGTATCCTAAGACAGCCATATTTAATAACAGTTATGATTATGATTTTCTATTTTTTAATAATTATGTATCCAATAATCATTTCTGATAAAAGTAACGATTCAACAACAGTGTTTGGTTTACTAATAGCTATGATTGTTGCAATTATTGTTTTAACAATATTCTTTGCAGTATATAGTTTAATCGTTTATTATCGTTATGAATTAAATATTGATGGTGATAGTTTGGAATATCAATATGGATTAATTAGTAAAACAAATTATAAAATTAATAAAAAACGCATTAATGCAGTTCATTTAAAACAATCTTTCTTATATCGATTATTTAAAAAATATTCACTAGAAGTTTCAGTTTTAGGAATTGGTGATGCAAGAGACAACAATGATAATAAAAGTTCTACTGAAAGTAAATACTTAATGCCGTATGCAAATTTAGAAGAAGTAACATCCATACTTAAATATTTGGGCTATGAAGAAGTATTAGATAATGAATTTATTAAACCTAAGAAATATCGATTGTTAAATTATGTTGTTATTCCAGGTATATTCATATCATTATTGCACTTTTTACCATTAATATTTTTACTAGATAAGATTGCAATTGTTTATTTACCAACAGTAATTACTGGAATAATAAGTTATTTCTTTTGTATCACACTTTTATTTTTAAGACTTAAGAATAAGGGTTATAACATAAAGAATAAGTTTATAAGTAGAACAGGTGCCTTATCAATTAAAACAACGATTATTAATAAAAGCAAAATTCAAAGTCTAAATTTTTATCAATCCCCTATATATTTAATAGAACGCTTAGGAATTATAAATGTTAAATATAAGGAACTCTTTGGAACAATAAGACTTCAAGGTTATGAAATTGAAGAGTTTGAAAAACTTAAAAAAGATATATTTGATTTTAAATAA
- a CDS encoding NAD-dependent protein deacylase yields the protein MEIEELKNLIDKSRKIVFFGGAGVSTESGLKDFRGNKGLYSESFYDYKPEEVLSSTFLYNNPKVFYEYYRKNFITKGIKPNDAHYYLAELEKKGKDITIITQNIDGLHQLAGSKNVIELHGSIYRNYTVNTKRNFEGIDHILKAEGIPYDENGEMIRPDVTLYGEMLNQEVLNKAIKALRNADLLIVGGTSLTVYPAANLINYYSGEEMIAINRDYIPIRNFIKGNIGEIFKQLR from the coding sequence ATGGAAATAGAAGAATTAAAAAATTTAATTGATAAAAGTAGAAAAATCGTTTTTTTTGGTGGGGCAGGTGTCTCAACAGAAAGTGGATTGAAAGACTTTCGTGGAAATAAGGGATTATATAGTGAAAGTTTTTATGATTATAAACCAGAAGAAGTTTTAAGTAGTACATTCTTATATAATAATCCGAAAGTTTTTTATGAATACTATAGGAAAAATTTCATTACTAAAGGTATAAAACCAAATGATGCTCATTATTATCTTGCTGAATTAGAGAAAAAAGGAAAAGATATTACAATTATTACTCAAAATATTGATGGCTTACACCAACTTGCAGGCTCTAAAAATGTTATTGAATTACACGGTTCTATATATCGTAATTACACAGTTAATACTAAAAGAAACTTTGAAGGTATTGATCATATATTAAAAGCAGAAGGTATTCCATATGATGAAAACGGGGAAATGATTCGACCAGATGTAACATTATATGGAGAAATGTTGAATCAAGAAGTTCTTAATAAGGCAATTAAAGCATTAAGAAATGCAGACTTACTAATTGTTGGTGGAACTTCTCTAACAGTTTACCCAGCAGCAAACTTAATTAATTACTATAGTGGAGAAGAAATGATTGCTATTAACAGGGATTATATTCCAATTAGAAATTTTATAAAAGGTAATATAGGTGAAATATTTAAACAACTTAGATAG
- a CDS encoding DUF3137 domain-containing protein, with translation MGFKVIKRKKLKYEISMIFLGVLWVIALIIGLVLGVGAAVKLEDGEFLQLVVIPPAFVSGIMYVVYRKFKKNSLKFKKIFVVNELQKIIPNITYEPELGLTRNEVYKTNLITPRVGFESEDLLKGKINNLNFVSSDLFISEKQRSKKERAGKVSFMGQFFIIDLEKTIEEPVYVLSKNNQYYKKENNYQKVELEWIKFNQQFIVYSSKDNHAFYMLTPRFMERLSKANERERKTSFAFFDDKLYVAIHTNIDTFDLRLFKPINKAFLEEIREQIFFVKEIIKTLN, from the coding sequence ATGGGTTTCAAAGTAATAAAAAGAAAAAAATTGAAGTATGAAATAAGTATGATTTTTTTAGGAGTTCTTTGGGTTATTGCACTTATAATTGGTTTGGTTTTAGGTGTTGGAGCCGCAGTTAAACTTGAAGATGGTGAATTCTTACAATTAGTTGTTATACCACCTGCATTTGTTTCTGGAATTATGTATGTAGTTTATAGAAAATTTAAAAAGAATAGCTTGAAATTCAAAAAAATATTTGTTGTTAATGAACTTCAAAAAATCATTCCAAATATAACGTATGAACCAGAATTAGGTTTGACAAGAAACGAAGTTTATAAAACAAATTTAATAACTCCTAGAGTAGGGTTTGAATCTGAGGACTTGTTAAAAGGAAAAATAAATAATTTGAATTTTGTAAGTTCGGATTTATTTATATCAGAAAAACAAAGAAGTAAAAAAGAGCGTGCGGGTAAAGTATCATTTATGGGTCAATTCTTTATTATTGATTTAGAAAAAACTATTGAAGAACCAGTGTATGTTTTGTCTAAAAATAATCAATATTACAAGAAAGAAAATAATTATCAAAAGGTTGAATTAGAGTGGATTAAATTTAATCAACAGTTTATCGTATATTCAAGTAAAGATAATCACGCATTTTATATGCTTACGCCTCGCTTTATGGAAAGATTATCAAAAGCAAACGAAAGAGAAAGAAAAACTTCTTTTGCCTTTTTTGATGATAAACTATATGTAGCAATTCACACAAATATTGATACATTTGATTTAAGACTTTTTAAACCAATTAATAAAGCTTTTTTAGAAGAAATAAGAGAACAAATATTTTTTGTTAAAGAAATAATTAAAACATTGAATTAA
- a CDS encoding alpha/beta fold hydrolase, whose protein sequence is MIINDIFINVNEFVPNDNVKDVTIIITHGIAEYSKYYEYAAKFFQNKGFNVLTYDLRGHGKSFGKRGYVDSYKDFLSDLNELILYAKKKTKKVFLVGHSLGGVITNTYAAKYGNVDGVIISAAPSDFYKSLRKIRFLPYNLLMKNKKIFTNFYDKRLTTVNNYEKDILDLDYYYLKLPAEVMIRGMRVLKKNFKNYRVPLLVIHSKKDPIVSYDNSQNTYNKAATKDKEIILYENSYHNLFNDIEKDLILNDILNWVNKRI, encoded by the coding sequence ATGATAATCAATGATATATTTATTAATGTTAACGAGTTTGTACCAAATGATAATGTTAAAGATGTAACGATTATAATTACACATGGAATTGCTGAGTATTCAAAGTATTATGAATATGCCGCAAAATTCTTTCAAAATAAGGGTTTTAATGTTTTAACATATGACCTAAGAGGACATGGTAAAAGTTTTGGTAAACGTGGCTATGTTGATTCATACAAAGATTTTTTAAGTGATTTGAATGAACTTATTTTATATGCTAAGAAGAAAACTAAAAAAGTTTTTTTAGTCGGACATAGTTTAGGTGGAGTTATAACAAATACGTATGCAGCAAAGTATGGTAATGTTGATGGTGTAATTATTTCGGCTGCTCCAAGTGATTTTTATAAGAGTTTAAGAAAGATTAGATTTTTACCTTATAATTTGCTAATGAAAAATAAAAAGATTTTTACAAATTTTTATGATAAGCGTCTAACTACTGTTAATAACTATGAAAAAGATATTTTAGATTTAGATTATTATTATCTTAAATTACCGGCTGAAGTAATGATTAGAGGAATGAGAGTTTTAAAGAAAAATTTTAAAAACTATCGTGTTCCGTTATTAGTAATACATAGTAAAAAAGATCCAATTGTTTCATATGATAACAGCCAAAATACATATAATAAAGCAGCAACAAAAGATAAAGAAATTATTCTATATGAAAACTCATATCATAACCTGTTTAATGACATTGAAAAAGATCTTATTTTAAACGATATCTTAAATTGGGTTAATAAAAGAATATGA
- a CDS encoding uracil-xanthine permease family protein: MQQLNEKVGYLPDEKPTKGKAFVFALQQFLVMLPATVLAAIIMNSQGLEIYSIPAAVFASGIATLSFLFVTKGKIPLYYGSSFSYIPAVGIITTKFANISSDSVFGAIMIASIISGLMSIGAGLLIKKFGTEKIDQILPGHITGMIAMIIGLSLAGNTLSGILNMPNITETFTNSNGQVVEIVTGQGNVDWLSVLVAIITFVTIAVLTVILKKGFISQIPILIGIGVGVLFSYLLYVPVTIGGNYFQAIGTYITSISSGQIGILDHMPWNTLPAAFENPSIILTAILAIFPIAFATIPESAAHVNQVDLYVNSLAEQMGSEKRYNIKDELDTNLIGDGIGDIVAVICGGPAGTNYGENVSASAVTKNFSSYVFGITGIIAIIVGILLDISGNLNISELLTQPVIQGVSLYLFGAIAVQGIALMIEKQINIFDPKVVAVMAFIGIVGLGVDYIKVTDSFILPGIGVAAFGGILLNIVLNSLSKKFDK; this comes from the coding sequence ATGCAACAACTAAACGAAAAAGTTGGTTATTTACCAGATGAAAAACCAACAAAAGGTAAAGCATTTGTCTTTGCTTTACAACAGTTTTTAGTAATGCTTCCTGCTACTGTACTAGCGGCAATCATTATGAACAGTCAAGGTTTGGAGATTTATAGTATTCCAGCCGCAGTCTTTGCCTCGGGGATTGCCACTTTATCCTTCTTATTTGTAACTAAGGGTAAAATTCCTCTTTATTATGGTTCTAGTTTCTCTTATATTCCTGCAGTTGGAATTATAACAACCAAATTTGCAAATATAAGTTCTGATTCAGTATTTGGTGCAATTATGATTGCCTCAATCATTTCAGGATTAATGTCTATAGGAGCTGGATTATTAATAAAGAAATTTGGAACTGAAAAAATTGATCAAATACTACCTGGACATATTACTGGAATGATTGCTATGATTATTGGTTTATCACTTGCTGGGAATACATTAAGTGGTATTCTAAATATGCCAAATATTACAGAAACATTTACAAATAGTAATGGTCAAGTAGTTGAAATTGTAACTGGACAAGGAAATGTTGATTGGTTAAGTGTTTTAGTTGCTATCATAACATTTGTTACAATTGCTGTATTAACAGTAATATTAAAAAAAGGATTTATTAGTCAAATACCAATTTTAATTGGAATTGGAGTTGGAGTTTTATTCTCTTATTTACTATATGTGCCTGTTACAATTGGAGGAAATTACTTCCAAGCTATCGGAACATATATAACTTCTATTTCATCTGGTCAAATCGGAATACTAGATCACATGCCTTGGAACACTCTTCCTGCTGCATTTGAAAATCCAAGTATTATTCTAACAGCAATTCTAGCAATTTTCCCAATTGCATTTGCTACAATTCCTGAATCAGCAGCACATGTTAATCAAGTTGATTTATACGTTAATTCACTTGCAGAGCAAATGGGTTCAGAAAAACGTTACAATATTAAAGATGAGCTTGACACTAACTTAATTGGTGATGGTATTGGTGATATAGTTGCTGTTATTTGTGGTGGTCCTGCTGGAACAAACTATGGTGAGAACGTTAGTGCATCAGCAGTAACTAAAAACTTCTCATCTTATGTATTTGGAATTACTGGAATAATAGCAATCATTGTAGGTATCCTATTAGATATATCAGGCAACCTTAATATAAGTGAATTACTTACTCAACCAGTTATCCAAGGTGTAAGTTTATATTTATTTGGAGCGATTGCTGTTCAAGGAATTGCATTAATGATTGAAAAACAAATAAACATATTCGATCCAAAAGTTGTTGCAGTTATGGCTTTTATTGGAATAGTTGGATTAGGTGTTGACTATATTAAAGTAACTGATTCATTTATTTTACCTGGTATTGGAGTTGCCGCTTTTGGTGGTATATTATTAAACATAGTTCTTAATTCATTATCAAAGAAATTCGATAAATAA
- a CDS encoding PH domain-containing protein has translation MKLDKRINIYNIIFRTIFCVFVYGGYIALFTIRFNNQTIRMICLILATLFVVMIAIINFVIPFFIYKMYSYELTEDHIVIQKGVLFRKKIIVPIKRIQHLEKLQGPIQNLFNQSSIQFFTAGSVEVLNGLNVDIADSIILDVEKKLKPFLENDEENKNE, from the coding sequence ATGAAGCTAGATAAAAGAATTAATATATATAATATTATTTTTAGAACAATTTTTTGTGTATTTGTTTATGGAGGATATATTGCTTTATTTACGATAAGGTTTAATAATCAAACTATACGAATGATTTGCTTAATATTAGCAACTTTATTTGTAGTAATGATTGCAATTATCAATTTTGTAATACCATTCTTTATATACAAGATGTATAGTTATGAATTAACTGAGGATCATATTGTTATTCAAAAAGGTGTTCTCTTTAGAAAAAAAATTATTGTTCCAATTAAAAGAATACAACATTTAGAAAAGTTACAAGGACCAATTCAAAACTTATTTAATCAATCATCTATTCAATTCTTTACTGCTGGATCTGTTGAAGTTTTAAATGGATTAAATGTAGATATTGCTGATAGTATTATTTTAGATGTTGAAAAAAAATTAAAACCATTCCTTGAAAATGATGAGGAAAATAAAAATGAATAA